Part of the Oncorhynchus keta strain PuntledgeMale-10-30-2019 chromosome 31, Oket_V2, whole genome shotgun sequence genome, AGGTCTGATCATTCTTATTATGTCAAACTAATAACGTTCTACGTGAACATTTAATTAACCATTTGCAGCTTTATTTGATTTACCTCCAAACAGAAGTGAAAGTAACTTCACTGTATAACAGCCGAACATTTTAACTGTCTCTAAATTGTATTTGGTTTCGAGCGTGGGCATTAATTAAATTGTGAAATTAGGGGTATATTCTGTATATTTATGAATGGTCAATAATTACTGTTAAATAAAAAACTACTGGAAAGATGCTTGAAATCCTGCTTTTTGGATATTTGATTACATGCGTTTCTGGTAAGAATTGTTTTTCTTCACTTCTGACATTTTCTAAACATGAAATGATTGTATATTCTGGACATTAGTCACCTATCCTCACATTCCTGCTCCTTATGACCTcttcccgtgcctctctctcgaTCCTGTccctgcctctcactcctcatgccccttctctccctctcttaggCCAGGGAGGAGCAGACGTGGTGCTGTCCTGTTCTCTGGTGGAGGAGGGTAGTGGGATGGGGGGAATGGGAGGTGGGGCTCTCTTTAGCCGCACCCCAGCAACACTTGTcctcagagacctggccgtgacCCCTGATCTTTCACCGGATACTCTGACCCCCTTCAACCCTCCTGCTGTCCCCGATCCTAATAACATCATCTTGGAGGCTAAAGGTTGGTTCATTATCAGGTTCTCTTTTGTACAGCAGAGTTACCTGATGAAAttaccttccccttctctctccctcacaccatccctctcctgcactctccctccacccctctctgctTTCTGACAGTTGAGTCTCCTGAGATCCCAGAGGCAGACctgctgctccacgctgactgtaACGAGCAGGAAGTGACATGTGAGATCAGTCACTACTTCCCTCGTAATGCCAAGGAGGGCTCCACAGAACCAGCCTATTTCATTGGCTCCTTGCAGATAGAGGGGGGTGGGCTCAGCCTCACATTGGTCCTGCAGACACTGCCACTGGACCAATCAGATCGTCCAGCTCTCATGCAGAGCAAACTGGAGCTCCCCCTCAGCCAATCAGGAACTTTGCTGACTGAGGGTGAGACAAGGAGGTTATTATAATGCTTCTGGTAGTATGCCTGTTGTAGAGCAGACATGTCATATTGTAATGATGTATAACACTGttactctctcattctctcatccGCATCTTCTCTTATcacccttctttctttctctagtATTTTGCACTTTCTCTACTTTTCACTTGCTTCTTTCTCCAtaatcccttctttctctctcccttgtctTCCCCAGTGGTGTTCCTGGTGTTCTCTCGCTCAGAGTCCCACTCCGCTCCTCTAGGGGGCATGGCCCTCCTGGACTGTGGCTTCAGGCAGCAGGCCCCACCCCCAGGGCGGGAGCTGGGGCTTGAGTGGCGGCTGCAGCACAGAGGAAGTGGGAGGAAAGTGCTGGAGATTAGGGCGGGGCAGACGGAGACAGAGGAGGGGCCAGCAGGTGAGAGAATAAAGGCATTATTTAAGTAGTTATGATGGTGCTATAAGTGTTGGATGAGTTAGGTCTACTTACCATCACAACATAAAGTGCATTAGGACCTCCATGGTCAACATTCCAACTTTATTATCTACCCAGAGATGGAAACGAGGAATGTGTTACTGCTGTCATAGCTAGGAACCCAGAGGTTTAC contains:
- the LOC118367893 gene encoding tapasin-related protein-like produces the protein MLEILLFGYLITCVSGQGGADVVLSCSLVEEGSGMGGMGGGALFSRTPATLVLRDLAVTPDLSPDTLTPFNPPAVPDPNNIILEAKVESPEIPEADLLLHADCNEQEVTCEISHYFPRNAKEGSTEPAYFIGSLQIEGGGLSLTLVLQTLPLDQSDRPALMQSKLELPLSQSGTLLTEVVFLVFSRSESHSAPLGGMALLDCGFRQQAPPPGRELGLEWRLQHRGSGRKVLEIRAGQTETEEGPAVHVEREGSSVDAALLVGQGNASLTLARLKVSDEGTYICTVSTGLYQAQQVIQLHVTQPPHVSLSEEKLVFRDELPQKLSCHCKNYYPLDVQMEWFSVSSTDSEPSVLSDQVSLSSHRQHSDRTMSISSHLTLHPSTFPPGTTVTCRVTHPALDTPLSLSLTVETPEPDSYWMVLGFLVITVLFFYQVMK